TGCGCAGCAGCCTGTGTCTGCCCTAGCGGGTCCGCCTCAGCCGTACCCGCTTCTCCCCCCGCCGGAAAAACCCATTCCGACGCGCGCTCACGCGCGCCCCGCCAGGGAGGTGACATGTCAGCAGGCCCAGCCGTAGACCCCCGTGGACCGCGCTTCGCGGCCGTCATCACGACCGTCGTGCTCGCGGTGGTCCTGATCACGGGGTGGTGGCCGCTGCTGGCCGTCCAGACGGTCGTGTTCGCGATCGGCGCGTTCATCGGCCTCAAGCCGGCCCCGTACTCGCTGCTCTACCGCTACCTCGTGGCGCCCCGGCTCGCGCCGACGTCCGAGCGGGAGGACGCGGCGCCGCTGCGGTTCGCCCAGGCGGTCGGGTTCGTGTTCGCGCTGGTCGGCACCGTCGGCTACGCCACCGGGGTCACCGCGCTCGGCATCGTCGCGACGGCGTTCGCGCTGTTCGCGGCGTTCCTCAACGCGGCCTTCAACTTCTGCCTCGGCTGCGAGATGTACCTCCTGATCCGGCGCGTCGCGCCGAGCCAGGCTTCCTGACAGTCCACCCACGAGAAGAAGAAAGCGAGTAGTGCTCTCATGAGCCGTGAAGACGTCCTGGTCACCACGCAGTGGGCCGAGGAGAACCTGAACACCCCCGGCGTGGTCTTCGCCGAGGTGGACGAGGACACCACCGCCTACGACGGCGGCCACATCCGCGGCGCGGTCAAGATCGACTGGAAGACCGAGCTGCAGGACCCGGTCCGCCGCGACTTCGTCGACAAGGCGGGCTTCGAGGCCCTCCTGTCGGAGAAGGGCATCTCCAACGACGACCTGGTCATCCTGTACGGCGGCAACAACAACTGGTTCGCCGCGTACGCGTACTGGTACTTCAAGCTGTACGGCCACGACAAGGTCAAGCTGCTCGACGGCGGCCGCAAGAAGTGGGAGCTGGACGGCCGCGAGCTGACCTCCGACGAGGTCAAGCGCGAGCGCACCAACTACGTCGCCAAGGAGCCGGACACCTCGATCCGCGCCTTCCGCGACGAGGTCGTCGACGCGATCGGCACCAAGAACCTGGTCGACGTCCGCTCGCCCGACGAGTTCTCCGGCAAGCTGCTGGCCCCGGCGCACCTGCCGCAGGAGTCGGCGCAGCGCGGCGGCCACATCCCGACGGCGCTGAACGTGCCGTGGGCCAAGACCGCGAACGAGGACGGCACCTTCAAGACCGCCGAGGAGCTCACCGAGCTCTACAACGAGGCGGGCCTGGACACGTCCAAGGCGACCATCGCCTACTGCCGCATCGGTGAGCGCTCCAGCCACACCTGGTTCGCGCTGCACGAGCTGATCGGGCTCGAGGACGTGAAGAACTACGACGGTTCGTGGACCGAGTACGGCTCGCTGGTCGGCGTGCCGATCGAAACCGGAACGGGGAAGTGACGATGAGTGCTGACGGTTGCGGCGCGCCGGTCCAGACGGCGACGCCCGCGGACATCGACACGAACGGGCAGGTCGTGGTTGCCGGCAAGGTCGTCGGCGGCGACGGCCCGGTCGGCGGCGCCTACGTGCGCCTGCTGAACGGTGACGGCGACTTCGCCGGCGAGGTCCAGGCCTCCCCGGAGGGCGACTTCCGGTTCTACGCCGCGCCCGGCGCCTGGACGGTGCGCGCCCTGCACCGCTCCGGCAACGGCGAGGCCTCGGTGACCGCCGAGGGCCCCGGCCTGCACCAGGTCGCGATCTCGGTCGGCTGATTCCCGCCTCGACGGCCACCCCCGCGCACGCCGCGGGGGTGGCCGTCGTCGTACCCGGACGAACCCGGCGCCGGGCGTGGCGCTCACCACGCGGGTGCGGGGCGAGTGAACCCCCTGCCGGCGGCTATCCTGCTGGACGTGGAGATCCTGTTTACGACGCTGCTGGTGCTCGCCGGCATCGCGATCCTCTGGTTCACCGTGTACGTCGTCTACCGGCTGTACGCCGACCAGCGCTGACCGATGACATCCGGCGATGACGCCGTCGCAGCCGCCGCCGAGCGGGCCGAGTCGACGCGCGGGCGCAACCTGCCGCAGTTCGACGACCTGCCGATCCCGGTGGACACCGCGAACCTGCGCGAGGGCGCGAACCTGAACGACGCCTGCCTGGCGCTGCTGCCGCTCGTCGGCGTGTGGCGCGGGGAGGGCGAGGTCAACTACCCGACCATCGAGGGCCCCCGGCGGATCGCGCAGCAGCTCACCATCGCGCA
The window above is part of the Amycolatopsis thermoflava N1165 genome. Proteins encoded here:
- a CDS encoding DUF4395 domain-containing protein, giving the protein MSAGPAVDPRGPRFAAVITTVVLAVVLITGWWPLLAVQTVVFAIGAFIGLKPAPYSLLYRYLVAPRLAPTSEREDAAPLRFAQAVGFVFALVGTVGYATGVTALGIVATAFALFAAFLNAAFNFCLGCEMYLLIRRVAPSQAS
- a CDS encoding sulfurtransferase; translation: MSREDVLVTTQWAEENLNTPGVVFAEVDEDTTAYDGGHIRGAVKIDWKTELQDPVRRDFVDKAGFEALLSEKGISNDDLVILYGGNNNWFAAYAYWYFKLYGHDKVKLLDGGRKKWELDGRELTSDEVKRERTNYVAKEPDTSIRAFRDEVVDAIGTKNLVDVRSPDEFSGKLLAPAHLPQESAQRGGHIPTALNVPWAKTANEDGTFKTAEELTELYNEAGLDTSKATIAYCRIGERSSHTWFALHELIGLEDVKNYDGSWTEYGSLVGVPIETGTGK
- a CDS encoding DUF1416 domain-containing protein, translating into MSADGCGAPVQTATPADIDTNGQVVVAGKVVGGDGPVGGAYVRLLNGDGDFAGEVQASPEGDFRFYAAPGAWTVRALHRSGNGEASVTAEGPGLHQVAISVG